Proteins encoded in a region of the Zea mays cultivar B73 chromosome 2, Zm-B73-REFERENCE-NAM-5.0, whole genome shotgun sequence genome:
- the LOC100277207 gene encoding uncharacterized protein LOC100277207 has protein sequence MLAARRLSAATSPLLLRRLSAQTHPTASSAQPPPEVTDSGPGAWAGRAVTLSLLGLTGAVAASAVSDLSVFLSCSSQAIEKATQNQQIVNAIGKPIMRGPWYSASIAVNHAKHSVSCTFPVSGPQGNGLLKLKAVRLGDESWYSYVQPTEWEILIMDAILDVHTEDGKHTTMRVTIPDNTPAPPPADCTACKSHAAEK, from the exons ATGTTGGCGGCTCGCCGGCTGTCCGCCGCCACCTCTCCGCTCCtcctccgccgcctttccgcacaGACCCACCCCACGGCATCGTCGGCGCAGCCCCCGCCGGAGGTGACCGATTCGGGTCCGGGAGCGTGGGCCGGCCGCGCGGTGACGCTCTCGCTGCTGGGTCTGACGGGCGCCGTCGCAGCCAGTGCTGTCAGCGACCTCTCCGTCTTCCTCTCATGCTCCAG CCAGGCAATAGAGAAGGCCACCCAGAACCAGCAGATAGTCAATGCTATCGGTAAACCAATCATGCGGGGACCCTGGTACAGTGCTTCCATTGCTGTGAATCACGCGAAGCATTCTGTCTCCTGCACTTTCCCGGTGTCAGGACCCCAAGGAAATGGTCTGCTCAAGCTCAAAGCTGTGCGCTTGGGAG ATGAATCTTGGTATTCGTATGTGCAGCCCACCGAGTGGGAGATACTGATAATggatgccatccttgatgtccaTACGGAAGATGGTAAGCACACGACAATGCGGGTAACAATTCCAGACAACACACCTGCTCCGCCACCAGCAGACTGCACCGCGTGCAAGTCCCATGCAGCGGAGAAGTGA